In Nitrososphaerota archaeon, the genomic window TAAATCGACCGATAGAGCCGAAGCTTTGGAGCGCTCTACAGAAGAGCTTAGAACTGACCTCCACATTCACCTGCCCAACCGTGTTCAGAATAACCCTTATGCACGGGTTGAACGATCATCCAGAAGCCCTTATAGGCTTCTCCACAATAGTATCTAAGCACCAACCGACCTACGTAGAGGTTAAAGCGTATATGCATATCGGCTATTCTACAAAGAGGTTAGAGAAGAGCGCTATGCCCCGTTTCAGCCAAGTCTACGCCGCAGCCGAGGAGATTTCGCAGCAGACGGGCTACCAGATGGCTGGGAAAGACGAAGATAGCAGAGTAGCTCTACTCAAAAAATAGGACATTTTGAGCCCCTAAGTAAACCTCTTTAACCACTAAACCATCTACTTTAAGGTAGGTTGGTGGAAGACTGCACCTTCTGCAGAATAATACGAGGAGTTGAGCAAGGAGTTATAGTGGATGAAGATGAAGAGTACCTGGTTCTGATGGACAAACACCCCTACAATCCCGGACACTCCTTGGTTATACCGAAGAAACACTATAAGACGCTTCTCGAAATGCCTAGATCAGAAGCTGGGAAGCTGTTTGAGAGGGTCTGGTTGGTCGCTAAAGCTGCTGTGAAGGCTCTGGAGGCTGATGGTGTGCATATTGGGCAGAATAACGGTCGGGCAGCCCGCCAGGTTATAGAGCACGTTCACGTGCACATAATACCTAGGTTCTATAACGACACAGAGGATGGTAGCTGGCCTGTTCGGAAGAGTTTGCCGGTTGAGGAGATGAAGAAGCTAGCAGACAAAATAAAGCAGCAGATCCTAGCCTATAAAGAAGAAGGGGCTAAGTCTTCTTGCTAAGCCGCTTCACAGCATCTTGCACACGCTCATTAGGCTTAACCAAACCCTCTTTTAAAGCCCAGCTCCAAAACTCTAGAATGCGTCTCCTCATCTTCGAATACTCGGGGTAGAGACCCTTCTCTTCTAGGGCTGTGATGTCTCTTAAATATTCTTCAACCGTTCTGTTATCTTCCTCTTCTTTTTTGCAGCGCCAACTACCTGCCCTCTTTATATAGCCGCTTACTAGCTACATTTCAAACCTTGTGTTTAATAAATTTGACTCTTTTACTGTATCAAAATTAGACGAACAACAACATTTCTTTAAGGTTAAATAAGTAGTAAAGGGCAGTTAATATTAGCGGTTGAACAAGCGAACGTTGGATGTTGAGGATGTGGTATACCAGCAGATTCGTGTGACAAAAGGGGACGGTATCAAATACACTCTAAACGGTAAAGAGATAGATATCTGGGATCGGGAGTTCCGCAACTACCATTCTAAGAAGACGGTAGATTACATAAGAGAAGCGATAATAGCCAAAGAGAAGAAGGGAGAAGACCTATTCCCAGATATCGTCGGCAAAGAAAGGGAGAAGGAACTGGTAGCCACAGCGCTATTCTCAGGCTCACCTATCCTCTTCAGAGGGGAGAGGGGGTATGGCAAGACAACCTTCTCAAAAGCCATAGCCAAACTCTTGCCAGAGAAGATACTGGCGATTAAAGGTTGTAAGATACACGACGACCCCACAGCACCAGTCTGCTTCTCCTGCAAATCAAAGATCCTGCTAGGCGAGACGATAGAATTAACTTGGGTACCCAGGATATGGGTTAGGATACCTGGAGACCCGATGCTGACAACAAGGCAGCTCATAGGAGGGATATCTATACAGAAGATTCGTGAAGGCTACGATCTAGACCACCCAGAAGTATTTACACCTGGTAAGACGCTGAAGGCTAACCGCGGAATAGGCTACTTTGATGAGCTAGGCGCTGTGCCTACTGCGCTTCAGACACTACTACACGAACTCTTTGAGGAGCACCAAGTTTCAACGAGTGAAGGAGAGATTGTTCCATTTAAACTCGATTTGATTGAGGTCGCATCCACAAACCCAGCTAACTACCGCGGCACTTCCCCCATAAAGGAGCCGCTGTTGGATCGAATGGAGATCGTAGAAATAGGGCCGCCTGCGTCGGTTGAGGAGGAGATCGAGATAGCGCGTAGAAACTCGTTTATAGAGCGTGAGGACCACTATGATGTAACCTTACCCGATTGGCATATGAGGCTTATGGCTTATACGGTCATCCTCGGTAGAAGCCCAAAAGAGTGTGATACAGCAAGAAAGATTCAAGCACCCCCTTCTTGTAGAGCGACGATAAAGCTCTTCGATCACCTTGCTTCGAGGGTAATTCGGGGTGGTAGACGGGTACCCTTACTAAAAGACTACGGCGAAGATCTGGAAGTGGTCGCTTTGGCCCTAGCTGGGAGAATAGAGTTGGAGTATGGAGTCAAAGAAAGTAGGGTTGAGGTTTCTAAGATGCTTTTTAAAGAAAGCCTACTTAAAGTAGCGAAAGAAGTTTATGATAAAATACCTAGCGATAGGTTTGATGATATCATTTCAGAGCTCATAAGCGTTGGCATACCGAAAGGTGGTGCTTACAGTATACCTCTTGACCTAGCCTTCGTAAAGAATCTTAGAGGGCTAAAGAACTTCTCTTCGGCGGTTTACGAATTATGCAGAGGCTATGCTGAGGATGATGAGATCTTCCTCTCGGCTGCTGATATCCTTCTCTACGCACTATCCATGTGTGCACCAAGATACGTGGTTAAGAGCCGCAGCGAGTATCTGGTAAAGAAGGTTGAAGAGAAATGAAGCCGAGATGTGAAATATGTGACGAAGAAAGGAAAGAGAAACTCTCATCTATATTTGGACAGAAGTTTGTCGAGGATCTCACGTACGAACTCTTTAACCAAAACACGGAAAGGCGAAGCGAATCTTCAGCCCTTAAAGAGCTTATAGAGCGCTATCTTTCTGAGGATTTGGATGAAGCTGTATACGATATGCTACTTGAGATGCTGGGTGAAGATCGTAGTGACCTATTATCTGAAAGCGATCTAAGAAATAGGGCTAGATTGGAGCTCGGTAGAAGGAGAGCTTGGGAGGAAATGGTTTCAAAGATTAAAGGTGGTGAGATCCCTTTGGAGCATATTCAGCCCTCGCAGTTACTTGACTACTTTCCCGAAGAGGTCTTAGAAGGGTTGATAGAGGAAGGGTTGATAGAGGAGAACGCGAAAAGGAATCTCAGATATCTGAGAAGCTCCCTAACATTCTCTAACTTTACAGTGGAGGGGGAGAGGATCATAGCCCAAAGAGTGCTGGAAGAGGCGTTCAAGAATTTAAATAAGAGTGGTGTGGGCATACATATTACCGAAGAGGAAGGCTATGGAGTAGAGCCGACTAATATCATAAGGGAGTTTGACGAATACGCACACACCTATGATCTGATAGATTGGCAGGAGACACTTCTTAATACTGTGCTGCGGGACGCTAAGGAGATGCGGATACTGCCATCGGACATCAGGGTTAGGGTGCCTAAACATAGATCAAGGTGTGCAAACGTCATCCTTGTAGATATCTCAAACTCAATGTATGGTAACAAGTTCAAAGGTGGTTTAATGGCAGCGCTTGCGCTAGAACGCCTATTTCAAGAAGAGTATAAGGAAGATGCCCTTCATGTACTTGCTTATAACGAAGAGGTTTATTTGGTCCCAGTCGGACAACTGCTAAAACTTAAACCATATGGCTTCACAGATATTGGTGGTGCGATCGACGCCGCTATAAAGATATTGGAGAAAGAGGAGGGAGAAAAGAATATCTTTCTTATCACAGACAGCGAGCCAACGGCTTCTAACAAAAGAGAACTATCTCCTCTGGAAAACGCCTTCAGAGCATCGTATATGGCTGGCAAGGCAGAGATAAGACTTAATATAGTTATGCTGGATAAGAAGCCTATATTACGCACTATATGTGATAAGATAGCCGCCCTTAACGGGCAAGCAGCAGTAGCCTACGTCGATAACCCCTTAAACCTTAAAGAGTTCGTAATAAAGACAGTAATAGATAGAAAACGAAATCAACGACGTTAACAAACAATATTCATCTATTTTCCACCTGATTATCCAAGATTAACAAAACTTGAGTGAGCGAAAATTTTGATAATCGGATTAGTTTTTCATTATAGTCTATGCGATAACCTTAAATTACTTCAGCTAAGAGCCTACTCTTGAGTGTGTGAAAGATGAGCGGCGTAGAAGCATACAAAGAGTTCTTTGAGAAGGACGTAATTCCACCAAGTTGGAAGGATAGAGTTTGGAGTAAGGAAGACTTCCGGAGATTTCATCAAAGCACAGTAGCTGATAAGAAATCGCTGGAAGAGTGGTGGAGCAGGTGGGCTAACGAGATATTCTGGTTCAAGAAGTGGGAAAAGGTGCTTGACGACAGCAACCCACCATTCTACAGATGGTTCGTAGGCGGCGAAACTAACCTAGCGTACTTGGACACAGATTGGCAGATCGAGAAGGGCAGAAAGAATAAAGTGGCTCTTATCTGGGAAGGCGAACCTTGGGATGAGACATTAAAGCAGCCTAAAGAGGTCAAGAAGTTCACCTACTACGATCTATACAGAGAATCCAACATCATAAGCTATGCCCTAAAAGAGAAACTCGGTCTAAAGAAGGGGGACCTTGTAACATTCTACCTACCGATGATACCAGAGCTCCCATTCTACATGCTTGCTGTGCAGAGGCTCGGTGTTGGTCATAGCATAGTCTTCAGCGGCTTCAGCGCCGAAGCCTTAGCTGCGAGAGTATTAGATAGCGGCTCTAAGATAGTCGTCACGGCAGACGGTTTTTACAGAAGAGGCAAAGTTGTCAGCCTTAAGCCAGTGGTAGACGAAGCTCTGAAGATATGTGAGAAGAACGGTTTGAAAGTAGAGAAAGTAATTGTTGTCAAACGCGCTGGTATCGACATACCCTGGGACAAGGAAAGAGACGTATGGCACCACGATCTGATCGCAGGCATACCACCTACTGTTAAAGTGCCTGCTGAGAGATGCTCAGAGACAGTAATCTCACACATACTATACACATCTGGAACTACAGGTACACCAAAAGCGGTTCAGCGCTCCGCAGGAGGCTATGCCGTAGGTTTGTACGCAACCATGAAGATGATCTTTGATGCTAGAGAAGATGATATATTCTGGTGTACTGCGGATGTTGGCTGGATAACTGGTCACTCCTATGTTGTATATGGTCCGCTGCTCGTGGGGTTAACGACTGTGATGTATGAGGGGTCACCCGACTACCCCGAACCAGATAGATGGTGGAGTATAATCGAGAGGTATGGGGTAACGATATTCTACACAGCACCAACCGCTATAAGGATGCTGATGAGGTACCCAGAAGACTTGATCAAAAGGCACGACCTCTCAACACTAAGAATCGTACATACAGTAGGTGAACCGATAAACCCCGAAGCATTCAACTGGTACTACAAGAACATAGGCAGAGAAGATATCGTCGCTTCAAGCACTTGGTGGATGACCGAAACAGGGCACATAATAACAGGGCACTTCCCCGGTTTAGGTAAAATATTCCCGCTCAAGCCTGGAACTAACGGCTATCCCCTACCAGGTATAACCGTGGATGTTGTGGATGATGATGGGAATCCCTGCGCCTCTGGCGTTAGAGGATACTTTGTGATAACTTCGCCTTGGCCTGGTATGCTGGAGACGCTTTACAAGAATCCACAGAGGTATATCGACGCCTATTGGTCTAGGTTTAAGGGCAAGATGTACTTCTACACTGGAGACTTCGCGGTTAAGGATCAAGACGGTTACATATGGGTGCTCGGTAGGGCTGATGACGTTCTGAAGGTAGCTGGGCATCGAATCGGGACCGCTGAAATAGAGTCGGCTCTGATCAGACATCCTGCGGTAGCTGAATCGGCTTGTGTAGGGAAGAGTGATCCGATCAAAGGGCAGATACCAGTGATCTTTACGGTACTCAAGAGGGGTTTCAAACCTAGTCCGGAGGTTGAAAGCGAATTAAAGAAGTATCTAAGGGCAACCATCGGTCCCATAGTGGCTTCAGATGCGCTGATTACTTTCGTTGACACCGTCCCGAAGACAAGAAGCGGAAAGATTATGAGAAGGCTATTGAGGGCGGTTGTCGAAGGTGCTTCACTAGGAGATGTCACGACGCTGGAAGATGGAGTCGCGGTCGAAGAGGCGATAAAAGCTTACGAAGCCATCAAAGCAGCAATAGGAAAACAGGGTTAAGTACGCAGGATAATTGAGGCTGAAAAAGCCTCAGTCACCTTTTCTTTATCGAAGGAGGTATTTTATTAGCTAACATCCAACTATTTGTGATGAAGCATATAGTTATGCTGGATAAGAAGCCTATATTACGCACTATATGTGATAAGATAGCCGCCCTTAACGGGCAAGCAGCAGTAGCCTACACCAATAACCCTTTAAACCTTAAAGAGCTCGTAATAAAGAGGGTCACAGGTAAGATTCAAGCTATCAAAGTAGATTTCAGATTAGGGGAAGGTGGTGAGACTGAGGTTTTAATGCTTATTTAATGCGCCATAAGGTATTTTATTAGCTAGCATCTAACCACATGTGATGAGGCAGCAAGCTAATCTGAAGTTTATAGGGTTTGTTGAGAGAGTTGAGGGGAATATCTCGAGAATAAAGCTAAGGTCTGAGTTTTGTGAAGGTTTGGATAAGCTAGATAGCTTCTCACACATTATCGTCTTAGGTTGGTTCCATCTAAAGGATACGCCGAAGGATAGGCAGACGCTGCGTGTTGTGCCGAAGCGGCATCCTGGAGCGCCTGAAGTCGGTGTTTTCGCTTCAAGAAGCCCGA contains:
- a CDS encoding HIT family protein, which gives rise to MVEDCTFCRIIRGVEQGVIVDEDEEYLVLMDKHPYNPGHSLVIPKKHYKTLLEMPRSEAGKLFERVWLVAKAAVKALEADGVHIGQNNGRAARQVIEHVHVHIIPRFYNDTEDGSWPVRKSLPVEEMKKLADKIKQQILAYKEEGAKSSC
- a CDS encoding ATPase is translated as MVYQQIRVTKGDGIKYTLNGKEIDIWDREFRNYHSKKTVDYIREAIIAKEKKGEDLFPDIVGKEREKELVATALFSGSPILFRGERGYGKTTFSKAIAKLLPEKILAIKGCKIHDDPTAPVCFSCKSKILLGETIELTWVPRIWVRIPGDPMLTTRQLIGGISIQKIREGYDLDHPEVFTPGKTLKANRGIGYFDELGAVPTALQTLLHELFEEHQVSTSEGEIVPFKLDLIEVASTNPANYRGTSPIKEPLLDRMEIVEIGPPASVEEEIEIARRNSFIEREDHYDVTLPDWHMRLMAYTVILGRSPKECDTARKIQAPPSCRATIKLFDHLASRVIRGGRRVPLLKDYGEDLEVVALALAGRIELEYGVKESRVEVSKMLFKESLLKVAKEVYDKIPSDRFDDIISELISVGIPKGGAYSIPLDLAFVKNLRGLKNFSSAVYELCRGYAEDDEIFLSAADILLYALSMCAPRYVVKSRSEYLVKKVEEK
- the acs gene encoding acetate--CoA ligase — protein: MSGVEAYKEFFEKDVIPPSWKDRVWSKEDFRRFHQSTVADKKSLEEWWSRWANEIFWFKKWEKVLDDSNPPFYRWFVGGETNLAYLDTDWQIEKGRKNKVALIWEGEPWDETLKQPKEVKKFTYYDLYRESNIISYALKEKLGLKKGDLVTFYLPMIPELPFYMLAVQRLGVGHSIVFSGFSAEALAARVLDSGSKIVVTADGFYRRGKVVSLKPVVDEALKICEKNGLKVEKVIVVKRAGIDIPWDKERDVWHHDLIAGIPPTVKVPAERCSETVISHILYTSGTTGTPKAVQRSAGGYAVGLYATMKMIFDAREDDIFWCTADVGWITGHSYVVYGPLLVGLTTVMYEGSPDYPEPDRWWSIIERYGVTIFYTAPTAIRMLMRYPEDLIKRHDLSTLRIVHTVGEPINPEAFNWYYKNIGREDIVASSTWWMTETGHIITGHFPGLGKIFPLKPGTNGYPLPGITVDVVDDDGNPCASGVRGYFVITSPWPGMLETLYKNPQRYIDAYWSRFKGKMYFYTGDFAVKDQDGYIWVLGRADDVLKVAGHRIGTAEIESALIRHPAVAESACVGKSDPIKGQIPVIFTVLKRGFKPSPEVESELKKYLRATIGPIVASDALITFVDTVPKTRSGKIMRRLLRAVVEGASLGDVTTLEDGVAVEEAIKAYEAIKAAIGKQG
- the tsaA gene encoding tRNA (N6-threonylcarbamoyladenosine(37)-N6)-methyltransferase TrmO, coding for MRQQANLKFIGFVERVEGNISRIKLRSEFCEGLDKLDSFSHIIVLGWFHLKDTPKDRQTLRVVPKRHPGAPEVGVFASRSPSRPNPLGLSVVELVGIEGCTLVVKGLDFVEETPIVDIKPYIPRADCVVGAKAPEWTAVGPPT